From the genome of Muricauda sp. SCSIO 64092, one region includes:
- the crcB gene encoding fluoride efflux transporter CrcB, whose amino-acid sequence MKQVFLVFLGGGVGSALRFLMSKALNPFLKNFFLGTFLVNIIGCLLIGLVMGLFTKGKLLTENQMLLLVAGFCGGFTTFSAFAFEKHSLLKSGEILHFSIYAILSIITGILAVSLGLWLSRLF is encoded by the coding sequence ATGAAACAAGTTTTTTTAGTCTTTTTGGGTGGTGGTGTCGGTAGCGCCCTTAGATTTCTAATGTCCAAAGCCCTCAATCCTTTTCTTAAAAATTTCTTTCTGGGCACTTTCCTGGTAAACATCATTGGTTGTTTACTAATTGGTTTGGTAATGGGGCTGTTCACCAAAGGAAAGCTGCTTACCGAAAATCAGATGTTGTTATTGGTCGCTGGCTTTTGTGGTGGCTTTACCACTTTCTCGGCCTTTGCATTTGAAAAGCACTCCCTCTTGAAATCCGGGGAAATACTTCACTTTTCCATTTACGCCATTTTAAGCATCATTACGGGTATATTGGCAGTATCTCTCGGCCTTTGGCTTTCTAGATTGTTTTGA
- a CDS encoding nucleoside triphosphate pyrophosphohydrolase family protein translates to MKQKLDAVKAFHQAFGLGVLNAPKADLGLDKIKLRFNLMDEENEEYLEAAQKGDLVEVADALGDMLYILCGTILEHGLQYKIEAVFNEIQRSNMSKLGTDGKPIYREDGKVMKGPNYFEPNISEILEN, encoded by the coding sequence ATGAAACAGAAATTGGATGCGGTCAAAGCATTTCATCAGGCATTTGGACTAGGGGTTCTCAATGCACCCAAGGCAGATTTGGGATTGGACAAAATAAAACTGCGATTTAATTTAATGGATGAAGAGAACGAAGAGTATCTGGAAGCTGCGCAAAAGGGGGATTTGGTCGAAGTGGCGGATGCGTTGGGGGACATGCTCTACATTCTATGCGGGACAATCCTGGAGCACGGTCTTCAGTACAAAATCGAAGCTGTTTTTAACGAAATCCAACGAAGCAATATGAGCAAATTGGGAACCGATGGCAAACCCATTTATAGGGAAGATGGCAAAGTGATGAAGGGCCCCAATTATTTTGAACCCAATATTTCCGAAATATTGGAAAACTAA
- a CDS encoding branched-chain amino acid aminotransferase, translated as MEVQSKHIAIEKSTTTKIHEVDFNNLSFGSVYTDHMLVSDYKNGTWSVPKIIPYQPIALDPASKIFHYGQSIFEGMKAYKDPEGQVWLFRPKDNHARLNKSAERMAIPELPQEYFMEGLTTLLELEKDWIPQSPGSSLYVRPFMFASGTGLHASPADEYKFLIALAPSGAYFSGKVKVLIEETYARAANGGVGYAKAGGNYAAQFYPTKLATDQGYQQVIWTDDHNHEYIEEAGAMNIFIRINDTLLTAPTSDRILDGITRKSILELAEDMGIETEVRKIKVSEVVEAAENGALKEMFGAGTAAVISPISAFGYKGEEYVLPELEHSYASTLKTKITDIQYNRAEDKFGWRYRVC; from the coding sequence ATGGAGGTACAATCTAAACATATCGCTATAGAAAAGTCGACCACAACCAAGATCCACGAGGTCGATTTCAACAACCTTTCCTTTGGAAGCGTCTATACAGACCATATGTTGGTGTCTGATTATAAAAATGGAACATGGAGCGTTCCAAAAATCATTCCTTACCAGCCCATTGCATTGGACCCTGCCTCAAAAATCTTTCATTATGGGCAATCCATTTTTGAAGGAATGAAAGCCTACAAGGACCCGGAAGGACAAGTTTGGTTGTTTCGACCAAAGGACAACCATGCCCGGCTCAACAAATCCGCGGAAAGAATGGCCATACCCGAACTGCCGCAAGAGTACTTTATGGAGGGCCTGACCACCTTATTGGAATTGGAAAAAGATTGGATACCCCAAAGCCCTGGAAGTTCCTTATATGTAAGGCCTTTTATGTTTGCCTCGGGAACCGGACTACATGCCTCCCCTGCCGATGAATATAAGTTTCTGATTGCCCTTGCGCCTTCAGGGGCCTATTTCTCGGGAAAGGTAAAGGTACTCATTGAAGAAACATACGCCAGGGCCGCAAACGGTGGTGTTGGATATGCAAAAGCAGGGGGAAATTACGCAGCACAATTTTATCCAACAAAATTGGCAACGGACCAAGGTTACCAACAGGTTATTTGGACAGATGACCATAACCATGAGTATATAGAGGAAGCAGGGGCCATGAACATTTTTATTAGGATAAATGACACCTTGCTTACGGCGCCCACCAGCGACCGCATTTTAGACGGGATTACCAGAAAAAGTATTTTGGAGCTTGCCGAAGATATGGGCATTGAAACGGAAGTACGAAAAATTAAGGTTTCCGAAGTAGTTGAAGCCGCCGAGAACGGAGCTTTGAAAGAAATGTTTGGGGCGGGCACCGCTGCCGTTATATCCCCAATTTCGGCATTTGGATATAAGGGAGAGGAATATGTATTACCCGAACTGGAGCACAGCTATGCCTCTACGTTAAAGACCAAGATTACGGATATTCAATATAATAGAGCCGAGGACAAGTTCGGTTGGCGGTACCGTGTATGCTAA
- a CDS encoding DUF4920 domain-containing protein codes for MLKTDIFLRKSIFFNIFLVILLSSGTTGVIAQDYNTYGSSFDVGEDVKKSSKVFENMEVSDPLQSQLTGVITEVCQAKGCWMKVDLVDGKEVFVRFKDYGFFVPKDVAGKEVILNGVAFVEEMTVEDQKHYAEDEGATQEELAKITKPKQTLRFEADGVRIAN; via the coding sequence ATGTTAAAGACCGATATTTTTTTACGCAAATCCATTTTTTTTAACATTTTTCTTGTGATTTTGTTGTCTTCCGGGACTACGGGGGTCATTGCACAGGATTATAATACCTACGGTTCTTCTTTTGACGTTGGGGAAGACGTGAAGAAATCCTCAAAAGTATTCGAAAATATGGAGGTTTCCGACCCGTTACAATCCCAGCTAACTGGGGTCATTACTGAAGTTTGTCAGGCCAAAGGCTGTTGGATGAAGGTAGATTTGGTGGATGGAAAGGAGGTCTTTGTCAGGTTTAAGGATTATGGATTTTTTGTCCCAAAGGATGTTGCTGGAAAGGAAGTTATTTTGAATGGAGTTGCCTTTGTGGAGGAAATGACGGTGGAAGACCAGAAGCACTATGCCGAGGATGAAGGCGCAACCCAAGAAGAATTGGCAAAGATTACAAAGCCCAAACAGACCCTTAGGTTTGAAGCGGATGGCGTGCGGATAGCCAACTGA
- the mnmD gene encoding tRNA (5-methylaminomethyl-2-thiouridine)(34)-methyltransferase MnmD — MKRKIIVTGDGSKTIHIEDWNEQYHSKHGAIQEAYHVFLKHGLFALERSQVSILEIGFGTALNALITYYEAQKNGFTIDYVGVEAFPVSHGEITQLDYVSQLGENQLRPIYERMHDSPWGETIVLSPFFSLTKQQKDFFEVEDNASFNLVYFDAFGPRVQPKLWTAELFGKMYRALQTNGILVTYSAKGSVRRNLEEVGFSVERLPGPPGKREMLRAVKI, encoded by the coding sequence TTGAAACGTAAGATCATTGTCACCGGAGATGGTTCCAAAACCATTCATATAGAAGATTGGAACGAACAGTACCATTCCAAGCACGGCGCTATCCAAGAAGCGTACCATGTCTTTCTAAAGCATGGACTATTTGCATTGGAACGGTCCCAAGTTTCCATTTTGGAAATAGGCTTTGGTACGGCCTTAAATGCTTTGATTACCTATTACGAAGCACAGAAGAACGGATTTACCATTGATTATGTGGGTGTAGAGGCCTTCCCTGTTTCCCATGGGGAAATTACCCAATTGGATTACGTTTCCCAGTTGGGGGAAAATCAGTTAAGGCCAATCTATGAAAGGATGCATGATTCCCCATGGGGGGAAACCATTGTGCTCAGTCCTTTTTTTAGTTTGACAAAACAACAAAAGGATTTTTTTGAAGTGGAAGATAACGCATCGTTCAATCTTGTTTATTTCGATGCTTTCGGGCCAAGGGTACAGCCCAAACTTTGGACGGCGGAACTATTCGGGAAAATGTACCGGGCGTTGCAGACCAACGGTATCTTGGTTACGTATTCGGCCAAAGGTAGTGTACGAAGAAATCTGGAAGAAGTAGGTTTTTCTGTGGAGCGTTTACCAGGACCGCCAGGAAAAAGGGAAATGCTCAGGGCGGTCAAGATCTAA
- a CDS encoding TIGR01777 family oxidoreductase: MRVLITGATGLVGKAIVAELKQRDIPINYLTTREDKILKEGNYQGYFWNPSKGEIDKNAFKGVTAIINLAGATISKKWTASYKKEVLESRLNSLRTLKKGLQDSGNDTVEAFVSASAIGIYPYSLTTFYEENETEVDTSFLGEVVAAWEKEIDTFQSFNFKVSKIRIGLVLSNQGGALPKMVAPVNNYVGAAFGSGEQWQSWIHIQDLARMFLFVLENGLKGTFNGVAPNPVTNAKLTKELAKVLKKPLIMPNVPKIMMELVLGEMAYLLFASQRVSSKRIEKKGFIFNYKNICSALESFYGGEECQEEATKPSYEGNYG; the protein is encoded by the coding sequence ATGAGGGTATTGATTACGGGCGCCACGGGATTAGTGGGGAAAGCCATAGTAGCGGAGCTAAAGCAAAGGGATATCCCAATTAATTATCTTACTACACGGGAAGATAAAATCCTTAAGGAAGGGAACTATCAGGGATATTTCTGGAACCCCTCCAAAGGTGAGATTGACAAAAATGCGTTCAAGGGAGTAACGGCGATCATCAACCTTGCCGGGGCAACAATTTCAAAAAAATGGACCGCTTCCTACAAAAAAGAGGTGCTCGAAAGTAGACTGAATAGTCTAAGAACCTTAAAAAAGGGATTGCAGGATTCCGGCAATGATACAGTGGAAGCTTTTGTTTCCGCTTCCGCCATTGGCATATACCCATATTCCCTGACTACATTTTATGAGGAAAATGAAACCGAGGTCGATACTAGTTTTTTGGGAGAAGTAGTAGCGGCCTGGGAAAAGGAAATCGATACTTTTCAATCATTCAATTTTAAGGTGTCCAAAATTAGAATTGGATTAGTACTATCCAACCAAGGAGGTGCCTTGCCAAAAATGGTTGCCCCTGTGAACAATTATGTGGGTGCGGCCTTTGGTTCAGGTGAACAATGGCAATCGTGGATTCATATTCAGGATTTGGCAAGAATGTTCCTGTTTGTTCTGGAAAATGGATTAAAAGGGACTTTTAATGGGGTGGCACCTAACCCGGTCACCAATGCAAAACTGACCAAGGAACTGGCCAAGGTGCTGAAAAAGCCCTTGATTATGCCAAATGTTCCCAAAATAATGATGGAACTGGTTTTGGGGGAAATGGCCTATTTGCTCTTTGCAAGTCAGCGGGTGAGCAGCAAGCGGATAGAAAAGAAAGGATTCATTTTCAATTATAAAAACATCTGTAGTGCTTTGGAAAGCTTTTATGGTGGTGAAGAATGCCAGGAAGAGGCTACAAAACCATCATATGAGGGAAATTATGGTTAG
- a CDS encoding nucleotide exchange factor GrpE, which produces MSKKSKVQEVDETVEEQQSVDATELDREEVSNEGAIDEELSEEEQLREELAKEKDKFLRLFAEFENFKKRTSKERMELFKTAGQEVIVSLLPIMDDFDRALKEIAKTKEKELLKGVELINTKFRETLKSKGLEEVEVGEGDTFDAEIHDAVTQIPAPNKKLQGKVIDVIEKGYKLGDRIIRHPKVVVGN; this is translated from the coding sequence ATGAGTAAAAAAAGTAAGGTTCAGGAAGTGGATGAAACCGTTGAAGAACAACAATCCGTGGATGCGACTGAGCTTGACCGGGAAGAAGTTTCCAACGAAGGGGCAATAGACGAAGAACTTTCGGAAGAAGAGCAACTTCGCGAGGAACTTGCCAAGGAAAAGGACAAATTTTTACGTCTTTTTGCAGAATTTGAAAACTTTAAAAAGCGAACCTCCAAAGAACGGATGGAGCTTTTTAAAACTGCGGGACAAGAGGTAATTGTATCCTTACTTCCCATTATGGATGATTTTGACCGGGCACTTAAGGAGATTGCAAAGACCAAGGAAAAAGAATTGCTCAAAGGTGTGGAACTGATCAATACCAAGTTTAGGGAAACATTGAAATCCAAAGGTTTGGAAGAGGTTGAAGTAGGGGAGGGCGACACTTTTGATGCCGAAATACACGATGCCGTAACCCAAATTCCGGCACCAAATAAAAAATTGCAGGGTAAGGTGATCGATGTGATTGAAAAAGGTTATAAGCTTGGCGATCGTATCATACGTCACCCAAAAGTTGTGGTTGGGAACTAA
- the dnaJ gene encoding molecular chaperone DnaJ, with protein sequence MKEDFYDILGVPKGASAAEIKKAYRKKALEYHPDKNPGDAKAEEMFKKAAEAYEVLSDPDKKAKYDQFGHAAFEGGGFGGGGMNMEDIFSQFGDIFGSAFGGGFGGFGGFGGGQRRVKGSNLRIRVKLTLEEVANGVEKKVKVKRKLQAEGVTYKTCGTCGGSGQVTKITNTILGRMQTATTCSTCGGTGQVIDHRPSGADAQGLKIVEETVSIKIPPGVEDGMQLKVSGKGNGAPGNGVAGDLLVAIETEDHPTLKREGDNLHYDLYISISEAVLGSSKEIDTVGGKVRIKLESGIQSGKILRLRGKGIQSLNGYGSGDLLVHVNVWTPKELTREQREFFERMQSDDNFVPKPEKSDKSFFEKVKDMFS encoded by the coding sequence ATGAAAGAGGATTTTTACGATATACTAGGTGTCCCCAAAGGAGCTTCGGCGGCTGAAATAAAGAAGGCCTATCGAAAAAAGGCTTTGGAATACCACCCTGATAAGAACCCTGGTGATGCCAAGGCAGAAGAAATGTTCAAAAAAGCTGCGGAAGCCTATGAGGTATTGAGCGACCCTGACAAAAAGGCCAAATACGATCAGTTTGGCCATGCTGCTTTTGAAGGTGGTGGTTTTGGTGGTGGCGGTATGAACATGGAAGATATTTTCAGTCAATTTGGAGATATTTTTGGCAGTGCCTTTGGTGGTGGGTTCGGTGGTTTTGGTGGTTTTGGCGGTGGCCAGCGCCGTGTAAAGGGCAGTAACCTTAGAATTCGTGTGAAACTTACCCTGGAAGAAGTGGCCAATGGTGTGGAGAAAAAGGTAAAAGTGAAGCGCAAGCTACAAGCAGAAGGGGTTACTTACAAAACTTGTGGAACCTGTGGGGGAAGTGGTCAGGTGACCAAAATCACAAACACCATTTTGGGCCGAATGCAAACGGCAACAACCTGTAGTACATGCGGTGGGACAGGACAAGTAATTGACCATAGGCCCAGTGGGGCGGATGCCCAGGGACTAAAGATCGTTGAAGAGACCGTTTCCATAAAAATTCCCCCGGGTGTGGAAGATGGAATGCAGCTCAAAGTTTCCGGAAAGGGCAATGGTGCCCCAGGGAATGGAGTGGCAGGGGATTTATTGGTGGCCATAGAGACCGAGGATCATCCCACGTTAAAGCGGGAAGGCGACAACCTTCACTATGATCTGTACATCAGTATTTCCGAAGCCGTATTGGGCAGTTCCAAAGAAATAGATACCGTTGGTGGCAAAGTCCGAATTAAATTGGAATCCGGAATACAATCCGGTAAGATTCTTAGACTACGGGGGAAGGGTATCCAAAGCTTGAACGGATACGGCAGTGGAGATCTGTTGGTGCACGTTAATGTATGGACACCCAAGGAGTTGACCCGTGAACAACGTGAGTTTTTTGAACGTATGCAAAGTGATGACAATTTTGTGCCAAAACCCGAGAAATCCGATAAATCCTTTTTTGAAAAGGTCAAGGATATGTTCTCATAG
- a CDS encoding ABC transporter ATP-binding protein — protein sequence MTPILVAENVSKSFGEHTALSNVSLDIPKNCIYGLLGPNGAGKTTLIRIINQITYPDTGQVFFDGEPLAPKHIATIGYLPEERGLYKSMKVGEQALYLAQLKGLSKVEAKKRLKYWFERLEIGDWWNKKIQELSKGMAQKIQFIVTVLHQPKLLIFDEPFSGFDPINANRIKDEILELKKQGTSIIFSTHRMESVEELCEYITLIHKSHKILEGKLSDIKKAHKNNVFKVGLQVNGQGEGILKELQERFRILNHVFDPKEKQLDFTLKLPSGDTTEALAHLATRANINHFEETIPTANDIFIQTVKAKGE from the coding sequence ATGACCCCTATTTTGGTTGCGGAAAACGTTTCAAAGTCCTTTGGAGAACATACCGCACTAAGTAATGTTTCCCTAGATATCCCAAAGAATTGCATTTATGGTCTTTTGGGCCCTAATGGAGCGGGGAAGACTACGCTTATCCGTATCATCAACCAAATTACGTATCCGGATACGGGGCAGGTGTTTTTTGATGGGGAACCATTGGCTCCAAAACATATTGCCACCATTGGATATTTGCCCGAAGAACGTGGACTATATAAAAGCATGAAGGTAGGGGAGCAGGCACTGTATCTGGCACAACTTAAGGGCCTTTCCAAAGTAGAAGCAAAAAAGCGGCTCAAATACTGGTTTGAACGTCTGGAAATAGGCGACTGGTGGAACAAAAAGATCCAAGAGCTTTCCAAGGGGATGGCACAAAAAATACAGTTCATCGTTACCGTGCTCCACCAACCCAAACTGCTCATTTTTGATGAACCGTTCAGTGGTTTTGATCCCATTAACGCCAATAGAATAAAGGATGAGATTTTGGAATTGAAAAAACAGGGTACCTCCATCATCTTCTCAACCCACCGTATGGAATCCGTGGAAGAACTTTGTGAGTACATCACCCTAATCCATAAATCGCATAAAATTTTGGAAGGAAAACTGTCCGATATTAAAAAAGCCCACAAAAACAATGTTTTTAAAGTAGGATTGCAGGTCAATGGACAGGGGGAAGGGATTTTAAAAGAGCTACAGGAGCGGTTTAGAATATTGAACCATGTATTTGATCCAAAGGAAAAACAATTGGACTTTACCCTAAAGCTTCCCTCGGGAGATACTACCGAAGCTTTGGCCCATCTCGCCACCAGGGCAAACATCAATCACTTTGAAGAAACCATTCCTACCGCCAATGATATCTTTATCCAAACCGTTAAAGCAAAGGGTGAATGA